In a genomic window of Chryseobacterium sp. G0162:
- a CDS encoding M15 family metallopeptidase, with product MDKPSENRIKNLHPLVRKEVTQIVKECDEALTGRAKVRITQGLRSFKEQDALYAQGRTKAGKKVTNAKAGQSIHNYGLAVDICLIIDGKAASWDTAKDWDNDGVADWYECVKIFARHGWEWGGNWKTFKDLSHFERRFIWKGERKINATWRNLQNLPKDKDGYVIFTK from the coding sequence ATGGATAAACCAAGTGAAAACAGAATAAAAAATCTCCATCCATTGGTAAGGAAAGAAGTCACACAGATTGTAAAAGAATGTGATGAAGCCCTTACCGGGAGAGCAAAAGTGAGGATTACTCAGGGATTAAGGTCCTTTAAGGAACAGGATGCATTATATGCGCAGGGAAGAACAAAAGCCGGAAAGAAAGTCACCAATGCCAAAGCCGGTCAAAGTATTCACAATTACGGATTAGCGGTAGACATCTGCCTGATTATCGACGGAAAAGCAGCAAGTTGGGACACTGCGAAAGACTGGGATAATGATGGCGTAGCCGACTGGTACGAATGTGTGAAAATCTTTGCCAGACATGGCTGGGAATGGGGCGGAAACTGGAAAACCTTTAAAGACCTGTCGCACTTTGAGCGCAGATTTATCTGGAAAGGAGAGCGTAAGATCAACGCGACCTGGAGAAACTTACAAAATTTACCAAAAGATAAAGACGGATATGTAATTTTTACGAAATAG
- a CDS encoding LytR/AlgR family response regulator transcription factor codes for MKIAIIEDELLAVNYLKDLLDKQSIVPVTEVVVLRSKKKAIDFFENDAADLIFMDIHLGDGMSLEIFEQVELFTPIIFITAFDEYAMRVFKHFTIDYLLKPFEEEDLHQALQKFVSIRNNFDPEPVLKSISTLRQGDDAEVMKRFMVREGNKLKPVDEQNTAYFFASGKYLFLTTMDNQTYIYDDTIKDIIQKLNPQVFFKVNRKFIINKEAITEIIKHSSQKVELKLSPKPEVSAEVFISKMQITECLNWLKNQ; via the coding sequence ATGAAAATTGCCATTATAGAAGATGAATTGCTGGCTGTTAATTATCTGAAAGATCTTTTGGATAAACAAAGCATCGTTCCTGTTACGGAAGTCGTAGTTCTTCGTTCCAAAAAAAAGGCAATAGACTTCTTTGAAAATGATGCTGCCGATCTTATTTTTATGGATATTCATCTTGGTGACGGGATGAGTCTGGAGATCTTTGAACAGGTAGAACTTTTTACTCCTATTATTTTTATTACGGCATTTGATGAATATGCAATGCGCGTTTTCAAGCATTTTACAATAGATTATCTACTAAAGCCTTTTGAGGAGGAAGATCTTCATCAGGCATTGCAGAAATTTGTTTCCATCAGGAATAATTTTGACCCTGAACCTGTATTGAAATCTATTTCCACGTTACGTCAGGGAGACGATGCTGAAGTGATGAAACGTTTTATGGTAAGAGAAGGAAATAAACTGAAGCCTGTAGATGAACAAAATACAGCTTATTTCTTTGCATCCGGGAAATACCTTTTCCTGACAACAATGGATAACCAAACCTATATTTATGATGATACCATCAAGGATATTATCCAAAAGTTGAATCCTCAGGTTTTCTTTAAAGTAAACCGTAAGTTTATTATCAATAAAGAAGCGATTACAGAAATTATCAAACATTCTAGCCAGAAAGTAGAATTAAAACTTTCTCCGAAACCGGAAGTGAGCGCTGAGGTATTTATCAGTAAAATGCAGATTACAGAATGTCTGAATTGGCTTAAGAATCAGTAA